Sequence from the Salvelinus alpinus chromosome 35, SLU_Salpinus.1, whole genome shotgun sequence genome:
GTGAACATTACCCCGGAGACATGTTACGGCTGTGCCTGTCCCATCTGTGGCTTTGTGGCCAAAACGCCAACTTCCTTGAAGATTCACTCCAAGAGGAAGCACACTGGTAGAGGAAAGACCAGGGCTGTGAGCTCAGCTGAGGTACTTGTTGAAATAGATGGCTCCACAACCGGAGCAACAGCACGGAGTTCAAATTACAAGACAGGTGGAGACACTGAGTGGAAAGTGAGCAGCAGTGAGAGACAGCAGGATGCCACAGAGAGTCAGGGCACAGAGGCAGGAGGTTCTGAGGGGGAGGTGACTACAATAATAGCCAAAGAGGAAATTGCTGAGAAACAAGGGACAGGGAGAGATACTTTTGACAGGAAGGTGACTCCAATAGCTACAGAGGAGATTGCAGAGGAGGAGCAAGAAAAGACCCCCGGTAAGAAGATGGTAGGTAAACGGGGCCCCAAGCCAAAGACTATACATGCTTGCAGCTACTGTGGTCACGAGTTTAAGGACAAGCCGAGCCTAGATACACACATCAAGAGAAGCCACACCAAGGAGACGAATTACTTCTGTGAATTCTGCTTGTACGCCTGTGTGGCAAAGTGCGACTACGAAAAGCACTGTCTTAGTAACAAGCACAACAAACGAGTCACGGAAAGCAGGGAATCCTCTGGCCTCTCGCCACCCATGGACAAGAAGACAGCCGAGCAGGCTCAAATCTTTGCCTCCACGACGACTCAGACCCGGGCGTCCAAGCGTGCGCTCGGTGCCAGGTTCCAGCTGCAGTGCGGGAGTTGCGAATTCAGGGTCAGCAACTCTGCTTTGCTGGAGAGCCACGCTCGGCTTAAGCGCCATGGCGAGCATCGCTTCCTCTGTAACGTCTGCCGCTACTACACCGCGACATCCGAGTGGATGGACACACATGTGTCCTCGGAGAGCCACCGACGTGTGGCTGAGGAGAAAAACGCAGGGTCCTCCTTTGAGGACTGCGTTGAGAAGGTGAGCATAGATGCGGTCGGTGACGACATGCTGACAGATGACGTGGCTGTAGGGGTCATCGGACATGATGGAGAGCTGCACCCTGATGTTAATGAGGAAGCAGTTGAGGCTGCGAAAGCCATGTTGGAGAACATGGAAGAGCACATGGACGAGAGAATCCCTcccaagaggaggagaggcaggccaAAGGGGCCCGCTGCAACTACATGTGAATACTGTGGACTTCTCGCCTCCAATAGTACCAATCTAAACGTGCATATTCGTCGTAAGCACAGCCGGCAGTACAGCTACACCTGCAGGCTTTGTTCTTACAACTGTGTGACGAAAGGCGACATGGACCGCCACTGTGTCACAAAGAAGCACCTTAAACGCATGGAGGATGCTAGCAGCGATGGCCAAGTGGACCTGGATACATCAGTGCAGGTCGTGAGTACAGAGTCAGGCTCTCAGGCCAGCGAGGTTGAGGCTCTACATCAGAATAGTCCAGTCAGTGGAGGGTCCAAAGGAGAGGGAGGGGCCACGGACAAAGAAGGAGAGCTGTCGCAAGACGACGACAAAGCACAAGTTAGCAGCCCGAAAAAGAGCAAGTACGACTTAGTCAACTCCTGCAGCCATTGCAAGTTCGTAGCTCATTCGATTCCCTCCCTCGACCTCCACGTGAAGAGGAGACACACCCGGGACTTTGAGTTTGTGTGCCTGGCGTGCAGCTACTATGCGGTCACGCGTCGAGAGATGTCTCGCCACGCCTCCACGGACAAGCATAAGCAGAAGAGTGAGGTCTACCTAGAGAACCTGGAGAGCTTCGTGGCGAAAGACCTGGCGCAGCCGGAGGAGGAGGccacagagctggggaacagagCTGACCCTGATGGTGACAACAATGCTCGCACTGAGGATCCTTCCCTTTCAGTGCCGCCTGACACAGACATGGAGCAGCCCACTAACACAGACACAACTACAGACCAGCCtaacattatagacacagaccaacccacagacacagatacagaccagcccaacaacacagacacagaccagcCTCCTATCATCGATGCAGAGCAACCCACAGACACAGATGCAGACCAACCTACAGACACAGACCAGCCCAACGACACAGACAATGACCAGCCCCCTTGCACTGATACAGACCAACCCACTAACACAGATACAGACCAATCCAAATACATAGACCAGCCCAACATCACTGACATAGACCAGCCCAACATCACAGACACAGACCAGCCTCCTATCACCGATACAGAGCAACCCACAGACCCAGCTACAGACCAGCCCACATACACCGAGCATGTTACCACTAACCCCACACAGACTTCTGACGTTTTGAGCAACGAGCATGCAACCCCAATAGTGGAAGTTAGTGGCACTGTTGTTGAGGAAAACATGGAGATCCAGGTGGCTGGTGAGGTGTCCGGTGGTGGCTCGGAACAAAGCAGCAATGAAGCCCCAGGTACAATTGAGCCTCAGGAAGCACCAGCAGAAATCACCATAACACCGCCTGAGGAAGGCCAGAAGGAAGGGGCCGAGGCGGAGCCAGTCTGTTCCGACGACGACGTTGAGATGGCAGATGAGAAACCTGACATCTCTTACCCAGAGAAACAGCTCACCAGGGCGCTGCCGTTCGACGCTTGCATCGTACCTCTCAAGTCCTTGACTGAAGCCGAGCTGGCTTTGCATGAAGAACGCATGGCTCACTCTGTTGAGGGCCACTCTGGCCCGGCTGTAAGTGGCCTGGCCGGGGCAGGCAGTTTTCAGAAGATCAAAAGAACCAAACCTGTAGGGGCTTCAGGTCTGTCCAAGGGGTTAACTCCCAACCCCCGCATCCGCTGCGAGGACTGTGGCTTCATGGCGGACGGCATGAGCGGCCTCAATGTGCACATCTCCATGAAGCACCCGTCCAAGGAGAAGCACTTCCACTGCATGCTGTGCGGCAAGTCCTTCTACACGGAGAGCAACCTGCACCAGCATCTGACCAGCGCCGCTCACCTGCGCAACGAGCAGGCCAGCATCGAGGAGCTTCCGGAGGGCGGCGCCACCTTCAAGTGCGTGAAGTGCACGGACCCGTTCGAGACGGAGCAGGAGCTGTTCGTGCACATCAAGGAGAAGCACGAGGAGCTGTTGCGCGAGGTCAACAAGTACGTCCTGGAGGACACGGAGCAGATCAACCGCGAGCGCGAGGAGAACCAGGGCAGCGTGTGCAAGCACTGCGGCAAGGTGTGCAAGAGCAGCAACTCCATGGCCTTCCTGGCGCACATCCGgacacacacaggtacgttgTCTCCCAAAACACTTATTTGAAAACCTTCACTGATATAGTTTTTTTAATGATacatatttcgtttttttatgagTTATTATAAAGTTATTGATAACTGCATCACTACTATTCATAGGTGTTATTATACAGTGTATTCCCCACTTAGAATCTGCCAGCAGTGTCAATCATTGCATGCGTTGGAAATTTTTGAAAAGTTTTGAGATACTGGGGTCTAGCCTATATTAGGGCCAGGCCAGGTATCAGAGGAGAGACATGGTTCACGTTGGAGAAAAGGAGAAGGTAAAGACTGAGCTGCAGTAGGAGAGATGCTAATGGACTACGGATTAGGATTCCCTGTGCACCGCCTGGTCAAAGACATGTGCGACTCATAATTGATGTGTCCATTACCAAGACTCAGTTGTAATTATAGTCAATAAGTCTCTGTAAATGTGTTAAAGCTCAGGCTAAAAGCATTGGAGACCCAAAGAGAGGTGGGCTAATAATTTAAAATAATCAATGCAGGCGTATTCAAAGCTCTTAAtttcccttgtgtgtgtgtgtgtgtttgtatgtgtaatttgtgtgtgtgtgtgtgtgtcagcctacATGGTGAGCTGATTATCCTCAATCCATTAAGATTTATCTTGTCATTTATAATGCAAATCAGGGTTCGGCTGGTCAGGTCTATGACTGGGGAATGTCCGGCGGGTTAAGAATAGAGGGCGCTCCATTACTCTTCCCTGACCATGTGTATTAATTGCTTTTAAAATCAACTTAATGTAGGAATGAGAAGTGAGGGCGCCATCAATAAATGCCCTTCTCGGCTTCCTCCCGTCCGTCCCCCTTTCAGCCCAAACTTTAATGGGACTTTAATTGGAGTACAGACAGAGCTCTATGGTCGGGTCTGGGTGgattatgtgtctgtgtgtctgaggttgtgtgtgtcttgtgtctctctctgtgtgtgtggagtgacTGACTAATGGCCGAGGAGTGTTAAGATGTGTGGAGAGTTGACGGAGAGGTTGCCAGTAGCAAAGTCAATGAGAGTGCTGCCACGACGCACTATGGTAGTCCGGTCATGTGGGTCAGAATACTCACATACTCAGGCTGCTGCTTTctctaagtgtgtgccctcaccCATCACCGAGACGACATGATTAGGCCTACTTCTGTTTGTGATGACCTCTCAACTTCTAATATAGGGGAAGAGTCACCATGGTCTCACCATTGCGAACTGGTTCAGGTTGGCAAATGGTCTGTTTTGCTGGGATACGTCCTGCTATTGATTATATCCGCAAAATAAAAGCATACAAGCAGAGCAACTAACTGTCTTTACTTTGGCATTCGCCTCATTGTTTCTATGGCTCAACAAAACCACACTTTGTGTTTACGTGGTAtgcggagagacacacacactgtacagtaaGACTGAATTGCAATTCTGTTTGTTGTACAGTCGAGTAGCCTGAAAGGACGGACAACGTGAATAAGAGAAGGATTATGAGGCCCAATGATCAACATTTTGATGTATCCTTTGCGGGATATTTGTTGAATCTGTAACATCCGTTTATGAGCCTACTACAGCATTTCACGTTGCCATGTAAACAACACCATTACTCTGGGTCCAGCTGAGGAAAAGTGTTACTTAAGCAAATGAAAACAGTGACACTTTAAGAAGATGTGTTTATCAAAGTCAAGGGCACATTTGGAGGTCTCGATTTGAGTATTGTCGTTATTTTTTTTAGGTGGCTTTTTCGATTTGAATTATCTCTTTTATTTATGAGTTTGCTCCTTTTTTCTGTCGCCTATTTGTAGAATGGTCCTATTTCTTAGCATTTTGACAGCTTATGCtagttattattattgctaagtTCCCTCATAACATTGAGTTATTCTCTCTTTGTATGTGGTCATTTACCGTGTTCTTCTTCCAGTGCTGTGGAGCAGGACTGTGGGGTCCGCCAGTGTTTGGACTGGGAGCACGTCCAGATGGTTTTAATTAAGCCAAGATTTTATTTACTTGATTAATCAGTGAAATCAGGAGATGGTGGGAGGCTGCACGCATATTTGTCAATTTGTCCCCTGAAAAAAAAAGAAGACTTTTTTGCCAATGAGGATGCAACTGGATTTGCATTTTGAGCTAAATTGGTCACTTTTTCACTTGAGAGAGCTGTCTGACCTTCTGAGGCCTGGGGTGGGTTGAAGTAATgggcacacacacataatcaccacacacactctttctctctaacacaaacacacacacacacacacacacacacacacacacacacacacacacacacacacacacacacacacacacacacacacacacacacacacacacacacacacacacacacacacacacacaatgagtttCTGAAGGTGTATAAAAGCTAGTTACAGGAGCTTGGTTTGTATGTGTTGGTCTGGCTGTATGATGTCTGACCAGGCCTCTGTTGATAAAAAAAGTTTATCTTGGGGTGGTAGACAGACATGGATATTATGTTCCCACGATATTTGATTGAATATTCAACCCTGGGAAAAAAATATGTCCCTTTGAATATGTTTTAAAACGGGGTTTGCCGTTTTCAAAGCGGtatttcaggattttggcaacgaTGACCTTTATCTAATTcaacagagtcagatgaactcgtggataccatgtttatgtctcagtgtccagtatgaaggaagttagaggtagttgtgcaagctaatgctaactagcgttaacgcaatgactagaagtctatgggtatctgctagcattgccaaaatcctgaagtatccctttaacattcCGAAAATTAGGCTAACAAGTAAGGCTTTAGATATGGGAGAGGTGAGGATGAGGgtggatagagcgagagagagagagggttaaacattGCGGGAGGGTTCTCAAGGAAATGAATTAGTCATTACCCATCTCATCTGGGATGAGGGAGCCACATTGTGGTTGGCAATATTAATTTAACATGCCACTGCATTGATGGTCAATTTCAGTTTCATGGAGGCTGTTTAAGTGGAGTGGTGGTGTATTAATTTGATGAGATGTGGGAAGGGAGGAATACcacatctctctcctcctgccatgtctCATACTCACTCACACAGCCATCTGGCCAGATCCTCTCCCTCTACGCCTGTCTCTTGCTTCACCTCGGCTTGGGCGCgtgtccgtgtgtctgtgtgtgtgggcgtgtgtgtatttgtatgtttgTTTTGGGTGCGCATCATAGGGGTGTGTGTGTCGAGGCTAAATGAAGAGGCCCGATTCACCGGCGCTCATGTGTTAACGCCCCTCCCTCGTCTGTTTGCAGACCTTGTTAGCACGCGCTTGCCTTTCAATCTTCGTTACAAGCTTAAAATTCAACGTGTCGTACTTCCAGCTCACGGCAAGTGAACCGTGTATGAACGAATTAGTAATCTACACAAAGTGCTTAATCAAATCAGCGGCTGCCCCTGAAATAAatattgaaaaaaaataaaataaatgcatAGCGAGTATTTTATAGGAGGTTCCCAGTCAGATTGGTTTGTCATACTGGAGAACTGCAGCTCTAGTCTGTCTGCATGGGACCTGGCCCTAGCCTGTCTGCATGGGACCTGGCCCTAGTCTGTCTGCATGGGACCTGGCCCTAGTCTGTCTgcatgagacctggccctagtcTGTCTTCATGGGACCTGGCTCTAGTCTGTCTGCATGGGACCTGTCCCTAGTCTGTCTgcatgagacctggccctagtcTGTCTGCATGGGACCTGGTCCTAGTCTGTCTGCATGGGACCTGGTCCTAGTCTGTCTGCATGGGACCTGGCCCTAGTCTGTCTgcatgagacctggccctagtcTGTCTGCATGGAACCTGGCCCTAGTCTGTCTGCATGGGACCTGGCCCTAGTCTGTCTgcatgagacctggccctagtcTGTCTgcatgagacctggccctagtcTGTCTGCATGGGACCTGGCCCTAGTCTGTCTGCAGTACTATTCTGTGGCATGCTGCAGCGCTTGTTTGATTGAATAGGCCTTCCCCAGTCAGTGTGTTCTATTAGCCTAGGGTGTGGTGTCCCTTCTAGCCATCATGGGCGCTGACGATCCATAGCagccccctctctcgctctgctgcTCTTAAATGACAAATGGCGGGCAGAGACTGTGCCCCTCTCTCAAACGCCAGCGCCACCCCACCCTCCCCATTTATTAATGACAATGATTAGAAGGAAACCTCCGTGCAAAGCCAGGCAGAGTGATTAACGCTTTTAATGATGGAACGTGGTAGTGAGTGCACACAAAATTGATTTACGTATTCTGCCTGACCTTTGGTATCCAATTTATGCATCCAGAAGCAAAGGAAGGAAGAGTAggtaagagagagatggagagagtgacggggaaagatagagaggagaTTGAAGGAGAGAAAAGCCATGTACTCACTGTAGGAGCTTGTGTTTtcttttacagtaccagtcaaaagtgtggacacatctactcattcaagggtatttctttatttgtactattttctacattgtagaataatagtgaagacatcaaaactatgaaataacacatggaatcatgtagtaacccaaaacatattttagatttttgattcttcaaagtagccaccctttgccttgatgacagctttgcacacttttggcattctctcaaccatcttatttcatagttttgatgtatgtCCTGGACTCAGGCCGTCTGGTTGTTTTACAGTCAATCTTGGGCAGTAAAGTGGTACAGTAGCTGTTAACAATATTCCAGATTTCAACAACCTGCCTAACAACAAGAATTCACCACGTCATCGTTCACAGTGTCACCATCTCTGCAATTGTGCAAAGATCTTTCTGTTTGAATGTTATTAAAGAATGTCCCCTCCCCCTGCATTATAGCTCTTCTCTACCTTCACCCCTACGTCTACAACCACTCCTTTCTTTTTATTATACTGTTTATAATCATTTGTGTATTTTTTCCAATACATAAAGTAGGATAAATTGACTTCACTTATTGTTCTGCAGGATCGAAGCCGTTCAAGTGCAAAATCTGCAGCTTTGCCACCGCCCAGCTGGGTGACGCCAGGAACCACGTGAAGAGACATCTGGGCATGAGAGAGTACAAGTGCCACATCTGTGGGTGAGTACCACAGTCAGTGACTAGTCACTACCTTTTTAACTGGGGATGCCCGGGTTTTGTTCGTTAAGTTCCAAACGGAAGAAAAAAGGTCCTAAACGGAATGAAACGGCAAGGTACTATCTGAACTTAAGAAGAAACGCTTGTTTTCCTTTTACGTTGCTACGGTCTTATTGGGGTTTTAAGTCATTTTTTTGCCATTTAGGTTGGATCACAAGAAAAAGACCCTCTTGCTCGGCAAACCATTATTTCCTCTCTTATTGTGATACGTTTCAATACAATCTGTCATATCTCACCATAGTCAACATTATAGCGCAACAGCGCAGGGCTAAGCCCATAAACTCAAGGTAAAATGCTTCTGCGTCTCTTTCCTACGGCCACAGAAGCACTGCGTTTAGGCCAAGTTCAGTTCAGTCAGTTTCGTTCCTATGCTTGATCTTCCTGCCATCTTACTGTGTTCAAATGGACACGTAGGAGTGTTTCTGTGTCATTTGGAAATGGACCAAATGGATCTTCAGCTTGTACCACGTTCTCTGCGGCTATGTGATACATAGACGAAGACGTGTAGTTATTTAGTCCCCCTCCATGCTTCTGTGTAAACTGTTTGTTTAAATGTGTTCAGTTTAGTTCGGTcgctatgttttttttcttcttcttctttctgcCACGGTCGAGTGGAATGAACGTGTTTATTTGTCGCCGCCATTCACAAACGTTTTACAGAAAGGCAAACGGATTTTGTTAAACACAGCTACCTCTAATGAGGAAAAAGGCTCATGTTTCACAAGCCCTCCAGCTAAAGCCTTATCCCCGAGTGCTATAAATGTGTTTGGGCTTTGACCAagataataaacacacacacacacacacacacacagacacagacacacacacagacacacacacacacacacacacacacacacacacacacacacacacacacacacacacacacacacacacacacacacacacacacacacacacacacacacacacacacacacacacacacacacacacacacacacacacacacacacacacagacagacagagagaacgcaGTTCTCCAATGTGCCTGACTGCCTTTAAATGAGTCTACTAAATACAGCTTCTGGTTTCACAAATCATGGCGGATGGAGGAGCTATCTCCCGCCTGACCCAGACACGGGTGACAAATcggccctgtgtgtgtgcgtgtgcgcccGCACTCACTACTGACTGATCACCGGGGCAACTTTCCTCTTGACTAAAGAGCAGCAACAAAGAGTAGACCAGAAACACCCTCATTAAGGCCAAAGTAACCACACTCTCTCTTCCCAAATTATTCAGATGAGATAATATAGGCCTACGTATTGGTGGTTAATCTGAATGCAGAGCTGTTGCTAATGGTTGTTCATGTCTCAGTTAATGCAATTTCCCCTTTTCGGGTTTGGGCTGACCTAGAAAGTGAGATTACAATGTAGGCTGGCCATTAGGCATTCTGTTACACCCACTGGGTGAGGTGATATTTTGCGAAACAAAACCCTCTTTATCTAATGAAATCGTTTCTCGTTATTACGATTTATCATCTTGATTACAGTAGCAGAAGCGTTCGTTTAAGTTCACTCGACCGGCGTTTCTGGCACTACAAAATTGATATTCATACGTTTAAGCAAAATGGGGTGGTTTTACACGCAGAGATACAATTCCTGGCACGTACAAAGCCCCTCAGACCATGGCAATTTGACTGGAACATTCAtcagtaattctatttctatggttctaCATGGCTTCCCTGCTTTGCGAGACAAGCCAATGTAACGTTAACCAGTAGTCTGTTCATTCATTTCCCATCGCTGTCACAGAGCGAGCTCATCCTGCTCTCGTTAGAATGTTGAGGAGGAGCAGCAGCGTTGTTTAACTCAATCTAAACACGTGTGTGGTCTTTCTCCCTGCACCATCGATTGGCGCCTCCCCCACCCGGTGAACTCTGTGGCTGCGAATATTACCCGCTTTTGACACTGTGCGCTAACGATTGAGACGCCCCCAAATGGATGCGGTGCCCCTCTGCTGTCCACCTCACTTTAGCTGAGCCGAGAGCCGCGGAGGACTGCTCGTCTCCGCAGAGGACTCTGGGAAGTTGTTGATAGTTAAAGATCATATTGTTGTGGCATTTAATTAACAAATGCAAATCAAGGCCAGGACAGATAGGCACCTCTGACCCAGCTGCCAATCAAACGTGAGAAGGCTGGGAGAGGGCTGTTCAGTATAGGTAGGCTGTGTTGTGTGTACACCATGcctttacactctctctctctctatcccttctttTAGCTAACAGTTACTCTCTCTTCTTTTCTGTTTCGGTTCCTCTCTCTTTCGTTGTGTCTTTCTTGTCTTTCAGAGTGACATGTCTCTTAGCTGATATCCTCTGCTTTTTATAGCaagttttaaaaataaaaatattttgtacccccttttctccccaatttcatggtatccaattggtagttagttttgtcccatcgctgcaactccggtgcggactcgggagaggccgaaggtcgagagccatgcgtccttcgaaacacgaccctgccaagccgaactgcttcttgacacactgctcgcttaacccggaagccagccgcaccaatgtgtcggaggaaacactgtacaactggcgactAGAGTCAGCGTACACTGCACCTAGCCCGCcataaggagtcgctagagcacgatgggacaaggacatcccggccggccaaaccctccacttACCCGGACGATgttggaccaattgtgcgccgcctcatgggtctcccggtcgcggccggctgagacgcagCCCCAGATCGaactcgggtctgtagtgacgcctcaaacactctgatgcagtgccttagacccctgcgactgacttttttgccatttatgaaagtgttattcaatgcgtttctatgggctatagtagtaaagaccaaattcaatattttcaaATCGTCTTTTTACATATATTGTTTTGATACCTAAAGGGGCCCTAAAATACAAAATGAAAtcgctaaatgatccatggtatgaccatcttaaaacaattccatatgtcaactcagaccccccccccaccaccggCTTATACTTTTAAGAATTAAAATACTGAATCTTGCAGCAATGACATCTCCTAACTGATTGATGTAGTCCGAAGCGGGCCATAAAAACATAACCTGCAAAAACAGCAGAAAAACACAAATTGCCTCCCTAGCACATACAGTACGGCAAGATTCCTCATACTGTATTTAATTGGTAAAAAAAAGCCTTTTAAACACAAGGCTGTTTCTTGTcttttctctgtgtgtggtgtgtgtcggGTCCACAGTGGGCCTAGGCCATTTAATGAgcactcccttcctctcctccatcatgTTCTCTCCTCCCAAAAGGCTCTGGATTCAGCATTTCAGCATCCCTTACCCGTACCTCTCCCCCCCCCATCGCCCCACCGCTCTCGCCTCACCCTCCCCAAAGATGCCATGGCCGGCCAGTGCTGTTTGTACGTGTTAAATTATGCATCAGGAGTCTAAACGCTGTGAAGCATTGGTTTAATATCTGGGGGCCAAGTCGTTGGAAGTATTAACAACATCCTGGATGGTCTTCCCATTAGACCTGGTTCTATAATATCATATCGGCCAGACGGCCACTATAGTTGGAACTACCTGTCGACTAGCTCTAGTTTAAACTTTAATGgtttctctcttcatctcccccccccaaaaagttgTCCGTCTTTTCGGTATCTGAGAGGTctttttccccctctccctccgttGACTTAGTAGCCGAGTCCGGAGTGAGTATATTTAGTCATCGTTTCATGTTGGTGTCATGTGATTTGAATGGAACAGGATGGGGCTGGCTCGTGTCAGGCTTTTGTGTCTCCCCGTCTGTGAGTGTGTCTTCTGCTGGTCCCAGAATAGCCCCATCAGTTCAGTtccaccctcccctcctttccccAGCTCATCCTCTGTAATATGTCTTAATGCCCAGGcctgtaccagtgtgtgtgtgtgtgtgtgtgtgtgtgtgtgtgtgtgtgtgtgtgtgtgtgtgtgtgtgtgtgtgtgtgtgtgtgtgtgtgtgtgtgtgtgtgtgtgtgtgtgtgtgtgtgtgtgtgtgtgtgtgtgtgtgtgtgtgtgagagtccgGGCCTTGACAGGAGAGGAGCATCTTAGTGCTCTGCTTATCCAGAGAAAGCCGTCACTTAACTCAGCCCCTCCATTGTGtgtcccccccaccaccactcccacccctcttcctccctgACGTGATACTCTTTAATCCTCAAACAGAATCTGGTTTTAACTCAGACTATTTTTCGGTGTTAATGGTTGG
This genomic interval carries:
- the LOC139564311 gene encoding zinc finger protein 407-like translates to MDGELRSGKEINEDKVPHHGDRGSVSTEEMESGGIPSLAKRPRPDDVTADSTGEIEEDIGGEVADGKESDQPPRAEVNITPETCYGCACPICGFVAKTPTSLKIHSKRKHTGRGKTRAVSSAEVLVEIDGSTTGATARSSNYKTGGDTEWKVSSSERQQDATESQGTEAGGSEGEVTTIIAKEEIAEKQGTGRDTFDRKVTPIATEEIAEEEQEKTPGKKMVGKRGPKPKTIHACSYCGHEFKDKPSLDTHIKRSHTKETNYFCEFCLYACVAKCDYEKHCLSNKHNKRVTESRESSGLSPPMDKKTAEQAQIFASTTTQTRASKRALGARFQLQCGSCEFRVSNSALLESHARLKRHGEHRFLCNVCRYYTATSEWMDTHVSSESHRRVAEEKNAGSSFEDCVEKVSIDAVGDDMLTDDVAVGVIGHDGELHPDVNEEAVEAAKAMLENMEEHMDERIPPKRRRGRPKGPAATTCEYCGLLASNSTNLNVHIRRKHSRQYSYTCRLCSYNCVTKGDMDRHCVTKKHLKRMEDASSDGQVDLDTSVQVVSTESGSQASEVEALHQNSPVSGGSKGEGGATDKEGELSQDDDKAQVSSPKKSKYDLVNSCSHCKFVAHSIPSLDLHVKRRHTRDFEFVCLACSYYAVTRREMSRHASTDKHKQKSEVYLENLESFVAKDLAQPEEEATELGNRADPDGDNNARTEDPSLSVPPDTDMEQPTNTDTTTDQPNIIDTDQPTDTDTDQPNNTDTDQPPIIDAEQPTDTDADQPTDTDQPNDTDNDQPPCTDTDQPTNTDTDQSKYIDQPNITDIDQPNITDTDQPPITDTEQPTDPATDQPTYTEHVTTNPTQTSDVLSNEHATPIVEVSGTVVEENMEIQVAGEVSGGGSEQSSNEAPGTIEPQEAPAEITITPPEEGQKEGAEAEPVCSDDDVEMADEKPDISYPEKQLTRALPFDACIVPLKSLTEAELALHEERMAHSVEGHSGPAVSGLAGAGSFQKIKRTKPVGASGLSKGLTPNPRIRCEDCGFMADGMSGLNVHISMKHPSKEKHFHCMLCGKSFYTESNLHQHLTSAAHLRNEQASIEELPEGGATFKCVKCTDPFETEQELFVHIKEKHEELLREVNKYVLEDTEQINREREENQGSVCKHCGKVCKSSNSMAFLAHIRTHTGSKPFKCKICSFATAQLGDARNHVKRHLGMREYKCHICGWAFVMKKHLSTHLLGKHGLGQPKERKFECDLCDRSFSEKWALNNHMKLHTGDKPHKCAWPSCHYAFLTLSAMKDHYRTHTGEKSFLCDLCGFAGGTRHALTKHRRQHTGERPFKCQLCGFASTTQSHLTRHKRVHTGEKPYRCPWCDYRSNCAENIRKHILHTGKHEGVKMYNCPKCDYGTNGPMDFRNHLKEHHPDIENPDLAYLHAGIVSKSFECRLKGQGATFVEVDTAFDGAFPVRRVGSMEGLEGQEGVQQVIIIQGYGGGEMAFDQALEESAAATLRDLAMAGQVAEVLHITEDGQVISSGREVSAGGAHHLAGGTTQYVLLESGGSAAGGGGHGGGATHHHMASESSTALDALLSAVSEMGQQEEDSQEVMTQEVVSELVEQEEEMVVKTEEEVWEEQQVQDEQVVQEVLQFAASHLMKEGLTQVIINDEGTHYIVTELDDNTLQVEGTMYTQHQGGEDDQQSEEVSEGQAGERMVYYLDGAPHNVVLEKVEVD